A region of the Oceanihabitans sp. IOP_32 genome:
GGGGAAATCGTGTTTATTCTTAAAATTGGACTGTTTTTTAGCAGAATCGGCACTTACGCCCAGCAATTCATAGCCTTTTTCTTTTAAAACATCATAGTTGTCTCTTAAATTACAAGCCTCGGCAGTACAACCTGGTGTGCTGGCTCTTGGGTAAAAAAACACAATAAGCTTTTTACCTTTATAATCCTTTAAATTAATACGGTTGCCTTGTTCATCTAAAGCTTCAAAATTTGGCACCTTATCGCCTACTTTTAATGTATTCATATGTTTTTAAATTTAGTTATTAATAACTCGCTTTTTAGTGTTCGACTGAAAAATCATTTTCTGATTTAAAATTTCGCTACACACTTTCATATTGCTTAACTTTGTTAGTAAAGTTATTGTTTTGATTAATTGTA
Encoded here:
- the bcp gene encoding thioredoxin-dependent thiol peroxidase — protein: MNTLKVGDKVPNFEALDEQGNRINLKDYKGKKLIVFFYPRASTPGCTAEACNLRDNYDVLKEKGYELLGVSADSAKKQSNFKNKHDFPFPLLADEDKTVINTFGVWGPKKFMGKEFDGIHRKTFIIDENGLVERVIDKVKTKDHAAQILG